The following DNA comes from Mycolicibacterium aromaticivorans JS19b1 = JCM 16368.
GATCTCGGCGTGGAGCCTGTTGGTCTGGTTACTGATGGCTCTGGGCTCGGTGGGCGGCTATCTGGCCTCACTGGTGTTCGCTGGGGTGACCACCCGGCGCACCGCGAAGGCAATGCAGAACACCGACGCGGGCATGTCCGACGTGGTGGTCCTGGCTCTGCGCGGTATCGGCGCCGCGGCACTTCAGCTGTCGGCAGCGGTCTGCCGGCACTACTGGCCGCTGGCGTTGGTGGCGGCCCTGCTCTCCCAGCGGTGCAGGCAGGCGATCCTAGTGGCGGCGGTGCTCGACGGGGTGCAGGACTGGATCACCCGCAACCGCAGCACCGATGTCGAGGGCAAGCCGATCGGCCTGTTCGCCTACCTCCTGCTCAAGCGCCTCGACGATCTGGCCTACGGTGCCGGACTGTGGACGGGTGTCATCCGCGAGCGCACGCTGCGGCCACTGAAGCCGCAGATCAAAACCTGACTTGGTGGCCGACCACAGCACACGCAGCGACGTCCTGATCGTCGGTGCCGGCAGCGCCGGATCCGTGCTGGCCGAACGCCTCTCGGCGGACCCGACGTGCCGGGTCACCGTCGTCGAAGCCGGCCCCGGCCCGGACGAACCGGGTGTCCGGGACCTCACTCGCAACGGCCTGCAGCTGCCGATCGGCGCCGCGAGTCCGCTGGCTCAGCGCTATCGCACCCGACTCACCGACGATCCGGCCCGGGACGCCGATATCGTCCGCGGTGTGACGGTGGGCGGCTCCGGTGCGGTCAACGGCGGTTACTTCTGCCGGGCGCTGCCCGTCGACTTCGACGGACCTGCGCTGCCGGGCTGGTCATGGAGCGAGGTGATACCGCACTACCGGGCCATCCAGACCGATCTGGATTTCCCCGACCGCGCAGACGGTGGCCCCATCGCCATCCGGCGTACCAACGAACTTGTCGGCAGCACAGCAGCATTCGTCGACGCCGCCCGGGACGCCGGACTGCGCTGGTTGCCCGACCTCAACGCTGAGCCCATCGGGGAGAACTCGCCCCCCGGCATCGGGGCGGTGCCCCTGAACATTGTCGACGGTGTGCGCGGCGGCCCTGGCGCGGCCTTCCTGGAGCCGGCCGCCGCCCGCCCCAACCTGACCGTGCTGCCGCGCACCCGGGTCCTGCGTATCCGGCTTTCCGGCAGCCGCGCGGTCGGCGTCGAGACCGTCGGTCCGGACGGGCCGAGTGTGTTGGAGGCCGACCGGGTGGTGCTCTCGGCGGGTGCCATCTCCTCCGCGCAACTGCTCATGCTCTCGGGCATCGGACCCGCCGCGACCCTGCGCCGGCTTGGCATTGCGGTATCGGCCGACCTAGCTGTGGGGCGGCGGACCTGGGATCACCCGGAGTGGGTGCTGCCGACAACGTGGACCGTCGCCCCGCAGCGGCCGGTGCTCGAGGTGGTGCTGGTGATCGATGGCATCGAGATCCGGCCATACACAGGTGGTTTCATCGCCATGGTCGGCGACGGCACCGCCGGCCGTCCGGATTGGCCCCATCTCGGGGTGGCGCTGATGAACCCTCGGGCCGCTGGGCGCCTGTCCCTGCACTCCACCGACCCCATGGTCGCCCCGTCGATAGAGCACCATTACGACAGGGCGGGTGAGGATACCGCCGCGTTAAGGCACGGCTGCGAGTACGCCGTCGAAGTACTCGGAACCACAACGCAGCTTGGCGAGCCGATGTGGTCGACCTCCCAGCATCTCTGCGGCACGGCCCCGATGGGTCTGGACACCGACGAGCACGCCGTCGTCGATCCGCGGTGCCGAGTGCGGGGGATTGACCGTCTCTGGGTGGTGGACGGCTCAGTGCTGCCCCGCATCACCAGCCGTGGCCCCCACGCGACGATCGCGATGATCGGCCACCGCGCCGCCGAATTCGTCTCGGCGGGTTAACTTTCGGACCAGCCGGAATTGGCGTCCGTCACGGCCGGGAGCCCACAGCCCGATCAGCACCGCGGCGAGCGCGACGAGAATCGCGAGCACCACGATCGAGCTCTGCATTGCGTGCAGGAAGGCCGACTTGCTGATGTCGGCCACCTGAACGCCGGCCGGTCCCAGCCGGCTGGACACCGCCAGCGCTTCGGCCAGTGACCCACCGGCGGCCTGACGAACCGGCGGCGGGAACGCTGCCAGTTGGTCGCCGAGGCGGTGGGTGTATTGGCCGGCCAGCACCGAACCCGCCAGAGCGATGCCCAGCGCGGCACCGACTTCGCGGACTGTGTCGTTGACCGCCGATGCCACGCCCTGCTTGTCGTCGGGTGCAGCATTCATGATGGCCGAAGTGGTCGGTGCGGTGCACAGCCCCACCCCGGTGGCCAGCACCAGCAGCGGCCAGGCAAGGCTGAGGTAGGACGAGTCCACTCGCAGGGTCAGCAGACAGGCGAATCCGGCTGTCAGGAAGAGCAATCCGGTGGAGACGACCGTGCGCAACCCCAGCCGCGGCAGATACCACGACGAGGTCACGGACAGCACGGCCAGCGGGAATACCAGCGGGGTCAACGCCAACGCGGTTTGCAACGCCGAGTACCCCAAAATCAGCTGCGTGTACTGCATGACCAGGAACATGAACCCGAAGTTGGCCAGGAACAACACTGCGATCGCCGCCGCGCCGGTGGCGAAATCGGCTCGCCGGAACAAGGATACGTCGAGCAGCGGATGCGTTCGGTGTGGACCTCGAGTACGCCGAAGGCCACCGCCAGCGCCAGCCCCGCAGCCAGGCAGCAGATCACCAGCGGATCCGACCAGCCTCGTTGGGGCGCTTCGACGATGCCGAACACCAGTACCGCGACGGCGCCTGCGATCAGTGCCGCGCCGGGCCAGTCGAGCGGGGGAGTGGTCGCGTCGCGCGAATCGCTGACCGTCCAGGTCAGCGCGAACAGCAGCGCAGCTGCGCCGGCCAGCGCCCAGAAGATCGACTGCCACGGCCAAAAGTGCAGCAGCACACCAGAACCCAGCATTCCGAGAACCGCGCCGCTGCCGGCCACCGCTGCCCAGATCCCGACTGCCTTCGTGCGTTCCGACTTCGGATAGACGACCGTCAGAAGGGAGAGGGTGGCCGGCATGACGAACGCGGCCCCTGCTCCGGCGACCGCACGGGCGGCGATGATCTGAATCGGTGCATCGAGGAAGATCGGCGCCAGGGAAGCCAGCATGAAAATGGCCAGACCGATCAGCAGAGCACCGCGACGGCCGTAGCGGTCGCCGATGGCCCCGGCCGGGAGCAGTAGGCAGGCCAGCACCAGGGTGTAGCTGTCCACGACCCAGGTCAGCTGGGACTGGTTGGCCGACGTCGAGACGGCGATGTCGCCCAGCGCGGTATTGAGGGCGATCATCGAGGAGATCACCAGCGCCA
Coding sequences within:
- the mftG gene encoding mycofactocin system GMC family oxidoreductase MftG — protein: MADHSTRSDVLIVGAGSAGSVLAERLSADPTCRVTVVEAGPGPDEPGVRDLTRNGLQLPIGAASPLAQRYRTRLTDDPARDADIVRGVTVGGSGAVNGGYFCRALPVDFDGPALPGWSWSEVIPHYRAIQTDLDFPDRADGGPIAIRRTNELVGSTAAFVDAARDAGLRWLPDLNAEPIGENSPPGIGAVPLNIVDGVRGGPGAAFLEPAAARPNLTVLPRTRVLRIRLSGSRAVGVETVGPDGPSVLEADRVVLSAGAISSAQLLMLSGIGPAATLRRLGIAVSADLAVGRRTWDHPEWVLPTTWTVAPQRPVLEVVLVIDGIEIRPYTGGFIAMVGDGTAGRPDWPHLGVALMNPRAAGRLSLHSTDPMVAPSIEHHYDRAGEDTAALRHGCEYAVEVLGTTTQLGEPMWSTSQHLCGTAPMGLDTDEHAVVDPRCRVRGIDRLWVVDGSVLPRITSRGPHATIAMIGHRAAEFVSAG